The Bacteriovorax sp. PP10 genome has a window encoding:
- a CDS encoding GbsR/MarR family transcriptional regulator, with protein MQPNHAIVEPELLKELPSFEVFFDRIGFKRIDGSVFGLLVLAKKPLTSEEIEQTLNLSQSAVSLSLKTLAHFGAIETTGDRDTPGAKAKLHSAKEDSIAIVASVFRKREEEVITDFKRMALRVLERSEGSEHASRKKRMQSIVTTCEIAESVMNFVITLAHNKSRSEYESQFEAMVKRLPKALDLLSSSTAPLADLTIAIKDNLTEKFKNNLKGIYEKR; from the coding sequence ATGCAACCAAATCATGCGATTGTAGAACCCGAACTTTTAAAAGAACTTCCAAGTTTTGAAGTTTTCTTTGATCGTATTGGTTTTAAGAGAATTGATGGAAGTGTTTTTGGTTTACTAGTACTCGCAAAAAAACCTCTTACATCAGAAGAAATCGAACAGACATTAAATCTTTCACAAAGTGCTGTGTCCTTATCACTAAAAACTCTCGCGCATTTTGGTGCGATTGAAACAACTGGTGATAGAGATACTCCTGGTGCCAAAGCAAAACTACATTCTGCTAAAGAAGACTCGATTGCCATCGTGGCCTCGGTTTTTAGAAAGCGTGAAGAAGAAGTCATTACTGATTTTAAGAGAATGGCATTAAGAGTTTTAGAGCGCTCTGAAGGATCAGAGCATGCTTCCCGTAAAAAAAGAATGCAGTCGATTGTAACGACTTGTGAGATTGCAGAATCAGTGATGAATTTTGTGATTACACTTGCTCATAATAAGTCGCGCTCTGAATATGAATCACAATTCGAAGCGATGGTTAAGCGTTTACCAAAGGCCCTTGATCTTCTTAGTTCATCAACAGCTCCTCTAGCTGATTTAACAATCGCTATTAAAGATAACTTAACTGAAAAATTTAAAAATAACTTAAAGGGTATTTATGAAAAACGATAG
- a CDS encoding beta-ketoacyl-[acyl-carrier-protein] synthase family protein: protein MKNDSQRIVITGIGLTSPLGNNLAELRDGLLSGKSGIVHTEIRHMGKVAAGLCKFDETKHQSKKMRKRGTRAGAISVFCTKEAVIDSGLDFEALDKNRVGVYVGITEHGNVETENEIHDLYTTHNKDVSFWSHHHNPRTVANNPAGEVTLNLGITGPHYTIGAACAAGNLGIIQGVQQLLLDEVDVSLAGGVSESTETFGIFAAFKAQGALGHHEDPALATRPMDLERNGIVVSEGGAIYVLERLSDAKKRNAKIYAEIIGYHTNSDASDFVLPNTERQIECMKMAIKKAGLEPFDIDIVNMHATGTTQGDIQECQAIAGLFGESKTTYINATKGFIGHAMGAAGALELAGNIPSFTDGYVHPCKKIDNLDPQCAIPNLVNGEKVAHNVKTILNNSFGMLGINSTLIVRKYS from the coding sequence ATGAAAAACGATAGCCAAAGAATCGTCATTACTGGAATTGGGCTTACATCCCCTCTTGGAAATAATCTTGCAGAACTGAGAGATGGACTTTTATCTGGTAAGAGCGGAATCGTTCATACAGAAATTCGTCATATGGGAAAAGTGGCAGCAGGTCTTTGTAAATTTGATGAAACAAAACATCAGTCTAAGAAGATGAGAAAACGCGGAACACGTGCAGGGGCCATTTCGGTTTTTTGTACGAAAGAAGCTGTGATTGATTCTGGTCTTGATTTCGAAGCTCTGGATAAAAACCGTGTTGGTGTTTATGTAGGGATTACTGAGCACGGGAACGTGGAAACAGAAAACGAAATCCATGATCTTTATACTACACACAATAAAGATGTGAGCTTTTGGTCGCATCACCATAATCCAAGAACAGTTGCGAACAATCCAGCTGGAGAAGTTACACTTAATCTTGGAATTACAGGACCACATTATACTATCGGTGCAGCTTGTGCCGCTGGAAACTTGGGAATTATTCAAGGTGTTCAACAACTTCTTTTAGATGAAGTTGATGTTTCACTTGCTGGTGGAGTTTCAGAATCAACTGAGACTTTTGGAATTTTTGCAGCTTTTAAAGCGCAGGGAGCTCTTGGGCATCATGAAGATCCAGCTCTGGCCACTCGTCCGATGGATCTTGAGAGAAATGGAATTGTCGTTTCTGAAGGTGGAGCGATTTACGTTCTTGAAAGACTAAGTGATGCTAAAAAAAGAAATGCGAAAATCTACGCTGAGATTATTGGTTACCACACAAACAGTGATGCCAGTGACTTCGTTCTTCCAAACACTGAGCGACAAATTGAATGTATGAAGATGGCGATTAAAAAAGCTGGTCTTGAGCCATTTGATATCGACATCGTGAATATGCACGCGACTGGAACAACTCAGGGAGATATCCAAGAGTGCCAGGCGATTGCAGGATTATTTGGTGAATCAAAAACAACTTATATCAATGCAACGAAAGGATTCATCGGACATGCGATGGGTGCGGCCGGAGCACTTGAGCTTGCTGGGAACATTCCATCATTTACTGATGGCTACGTTCACCCATGTAAAAAAATCGACAACCTTGACCCACAATGCGCGATTCCTAATCTCGTGAACGGTGAAAAGGTTGCTCATAATGTAAAAACTATTCTTAACAACTCATTTGGGATGTTAGGGATTAACTCAACTTTAATTGTTAGAAAGTACTCATAA